From Aquificota bacterium, one genomic window encodes:
- a CDS encoding NADH-quinone oxidoreductase subunit I — protein sequence MVKKVFERPLSWFERILFLDFIKGLSITIRHAFRKTITTHYPYEKLTPPKRFRGFFGHKVVDGREPQPAFDEWVERFKIKVEPGKSRCVVCMLCKRACPVPQLFEIEGEKLPDGRRRVSVFNMNMMLCTFCGFCVDACPVDCLFQSDIHETASYTRKDAVLDLETLERIGRDWQRRREDEPDRIWIDDHQRQRLWYENSINLPEVKR from the coding sequence ATGGTTAAAAAGGTTTTTGAAAGGCCCTTGAGCTGGTTTGAAAGGATACTCTTCTTGGATTTTATAAAAGGCCTCTCCATAACCATAAGGCATGCCTTCAGAAAAACCATAACCACCCACTATCCTTATGAAAAGCTCACGCCACCAAAACGTTTTAGGGGCTTTTTTGGACATAAGGTAGTGGATGGAAGAGAGCCACAGCCCGCCTTTGACGAGTGGGTGGAGAGGTTTAAGATAAAGGTGGAGCCTGGGAAAAGCAGGTGCGTAGTATGTATGCTTTGCAAAAGGGCATGCCCTGTGCCACAGCTTTTTGAGATAGAGGGTGAGAAGCTTCCGGATGGGAGAAGAAGGGTCTCAGTCTTTAATATGAACATGATGCTTTGCACCTTTTGCGGTTTTTGCGTAGATGCCTGTCCTGTGGACTGCCTTTTCCAGAGTGATATTCATGAGACGGCCAGCTACACAAGGAAGGATGCGGTGCTTGACCTTGAGACCTTAGAAAGGATAGGAAGGGATTGGCAAAGAAGAAGGGAGGATGAACCAGATAGGATATGGATAGATGACCACCAAAGGCAAAGGCTGTGGTATGAAAACTCCATAAATCTACCGGAGGTAAAAAGGTGA
- a CDS encoding NADH-quinone oxidoreductase subunit J, with translation MIQWIVFLLFSALAIFSALGVVFLPNPIYVILALLSVLVSVAGIFFVAGAELVGAIQLLIYAVAVAVFYVFVLTAVPWEKALKKDSHYRVAGVLSFPLILLLYLEMVLVFLIGVSVSPKGQFRELIQKFGNTEVVGVILFSKYFLAFELVSLVLLIGMIGAVLIGRKEAQVYEDDTP, from the coding sequence GTGATCCAATGGATAGTTTTCTTGCTCTTTTCTGCCTTGGCAATCTTTTCCGCCCTTGGTGTAGTTTTTTTGCCTAATCCTATCTATGTAATACTTGCCCTTCTTTCCGTTCTCGTTTCTGTGGCTGGTATATTCTTTGTGGCTGGTGCGGAGCTTGTAGGAGCCATCCAGCTACTTATATACGCCGTTGCTGTGGCCGTCTTTTACGTCTTTGTGCTAACTGCAGTCCCTTGGGAAAAGGCTCTTAAAAAGGACAGCCACTATAGGGTAGCGGGTGTGCTATCCTTTCCTCTTATATTGCTACTTTACTTGGAGATGGTCCTTGTCTTCCTCATAGGTGTAAGCGTATCTCCCAAAGGTCAATTTAGAGAGCTTATACAAAAGTTTGGCAACACAGAGGTAGTAGGTGTTATACTGTTTAGTAAGTACTTTTTGGCTTTTGAACTGGTTTCTTTGGTTCTTCTTATTGGTATGATAGGCGCTGTTTTGATAGGAAGGAAGGAGGCTCAGGTTTATGAAGATGATACCCCTTGA
- the nuoK gene encoding NADH-quinone oxidoreductase subunit NuoK, producing the protein MKMIPLEAYLILSIVLFGLGVFGMIVRRNMVTVLMSMELALNAVNILFVGADAHLSLVDGQVFALFIIALAAAEAAVGLGIIIAIFRLRKVDSTDEIVDMRG; encoded by the coding sequence ATGAAGATGATACCCCTTGAAGCATATTTGATACTTAGCATTGTTCTGTTTGGCCTTGGTGTTTTTGGTATGATAGTGCGCAGGAATATGGTAACAGTGCTTATGAGCATGGAGCTGGCTCTAAATGCGGTAAATATACTTTTCGTAGGTGCAGACGCCCATCTTAGCTTGGTGGATGGCCAGGTCTTTGCCCTCTTTATTATAGCCCTTGCTGCCGCAGAAGCGGCCGTAGGCCTTGGTATAATAATAGCCATATTTAGGCTAAGGAAGGTAGATTCTACAGATGAAATAGTGGATATGAGGGGCTAA
- the nuoL gene encoding NADH-quinone oxidoreductase subunit L yields MEILILLSPLIAFLVIGLFGSRLGDMASAILCVLGGLFSFLFSLWATAKALQEPFSVKLYDFLPLGNYTLSLGLYFDPLSSITASVVTFVATLIFIYSIGYMSNLFGQWTFKFYAYLSLFLFAMLLIVLSDNLLGIFFGWEGVGLASYLLIGYFHTQKKAANASLEAFTLNRIGDWFFLFGIIASFYLFGTLNIVEIFSKLSGVDKALLGLACLLLFGGAVGKSGQLPLHTWLPNAMAGPTPVSALLHAATMVAAGVYMVARLYPMFESAPQSLKVVAVIGGLTALFAALAATSHTDIKKIIAFSTMSQLGLMFLALGLGDKVAATFHLTTHAFFKALLFLSAGSIIHAFHHHVHDIYEVGNLKKYMPITYASFLVGALALAGIFPLSGFWSKDMIVATAYEASFGWGLLASVVSLLTAYYIFREGFVMFHGKERHHGEEPHESPGVMLVPMVVLSIMAVVAGFFEGWYSKVFGAEKELHLNIAVLSVAIGLTGIAIAYVVYIKGIINPEKAYEALKPLHTTFKEQFFTERLYHKVLAYGYLFYSRVLYATAERQLIDGLVNSSYVGVRALGGLLKALQAGKLNLYILFLSVGFLALLFLVIFWR; encoded by the coding sequence ATGGAAATACTAATACTACTTTCACCCTTAATAGCCTTTTTGGTAATAGGCCTGTTTGGCTCAAGGCTGGGAGATATGGCATCTGCCATCCTTTGCGTTCTTGGAGGACTCTTCTCCTTTCTTTTCTCCCTCTGGGCCACAGCAAAGGCACTCCAAGAACCATTTAGCGTAAAGCTCTATGACTTTTTGCCCCTTGGCAATTACACACTGTCTTTGGGACTCTACTTTGACCCCCTTTCCTCTATTACCGCCTCTGTAGTGACCTTCGTTGCTACTCTTATCTTCATCTACTCTATTGGTTATATGTCTAACCTCTTTGGCCAGTGGACCTTTAAGTTCTACGCTTACCTTTCCCTGTTCCTCTTTGCTATGCTTCTGATTGTCTTGTCTGACAACCTTCTTGGCATCTTCTTTGGCTGGGAAGGTGTGGGATTGGCTTCTTACCTTCTTATAGGCTACTTTCACACACAAAAGAAGGCAGCCAACGCATCTTTGGAAGCCTTTACACTAAACAGAATAGGAGACTGGTTTTTCCTCTTTGGCATAATAGCAAGCTTTTACCTTTTTGGCACACTAAACATAGTGGAGATATTTAGCAAGCTAAGTGGTGTGGATAAGGCCCTTTTGGGTCTTGCCTGTTTGTTGCTTTTTGGTGGAGCGGTAGGAAAGTCTGGGCAGTTGCCACTGCACACATGGCTACCAAACGCCATGGCAGGTCCAACGCCAGTGTCAGCCTTGCTACACGCAGCCACCATGGTAGCGGCAGGAGTCTATATGGTAGCAAGGCTATATCCCATGTTTGAGAGCGCACCACAGAGTTTAAAAGTGGTAGCGGTAATAGGCGGATTAACGGCCCTGTTTGCAGCATTGGCAGCAACCTCACACACAGATATAAAGAAGATAATAGCCTTTTCCACCATGAGCCAACTTGGGCTAATGTTTTTGGCCTTAGGCCTTGGGGACAAGGTAGCGGCCACGTTCCACCTTACCACACACGCCTTTTTCAAAGCCCTACTCTTTTTATCGGCAGGTTCCATAATCCATGCCTTTCACCACCATGTGCATGACATATACGAGGTAGGCAATTTAAAGAAGTATATGCCCATAACCTACGCAAGCTTTTTAGTAGGAGCCTTAGCATTGGCTGGAATATTTCCTCTATCGGGCTTTTGGAGCAAGGACATGATAGTAGCCACGGCCTATGAGGCAAGCTTTGGCTGGGGGCTATTGGCATCGGTAGTAAGCTTACTAACAGCCTACTACATATTCAGGGAAGGCTTTGTAATGTTTCATGGCAAAGAGAGGCACCATGGAGAGGAGCCACATGAAAGCCCTGGAGTGATGTTGGTGCCTATGGTAGTTTTAAGCATAATGGCAGTGGTAGCGGGCTTTTTTGAAGGATGGTATAGCAAAGTTTTTGGAGCGGAGAAAGAATTGCATTTAAACATAGCGGTGTTGTCAGTGGCCATAGGGCTAACAGGCATAGCCATAGCCTATGTGGTGTATATAAAGGGCATAATAAATCCGGAGAAGGCCTATGAGGCCCTAAAGCCTTTACATACTACCTTCAAAGAGCAGTTCTTTACAGAAAGGCTTTACCATAAGGTTTTGGCTTACGGCTATCTTTTCTACTCAAGGGTGCTATATGCCACGGCGGAAAGACAGCTTATAGATGGTTTGGTAAATTCTTCCTATGTGGGCGTGCGTGCCTTGGGTGGTCTTTTAAAGGCCTTGCAGGCAGGCAAGCTTAACCTATATATACTCTTCCTTTCTGTTGGCTTTTTGGCCCTTTTATTCTTAGTAATCTTTTGGAGGTAA
- a CDS encoding NuoM family protein, producing MEKLLNLAIFLPLLGAIAVGIVRKEKFSKLISLAISFVVFLIMLYLFVNFDWSLKGFQYITKVDWIPSLGISYHVGVDGMAISLLLMTSLVFLVAFLWSWKIEDRPNLYFALFLALETACLGVFSALDLFLFYLFWEGMLIPMYFIIGLWGHDRKVYAANKFFVYTFFGSVFLLLGLASIVVYGYMMTGKISFDYLFHLSFSYPMLLQTIAFFLFGIGFAVKIPMWPVHTWLPDAHVEAPTAGSVILAAVLLKMGTFGFVRYSLPLFPEASKQFIPLIFFLSLVAIIYTAMMAIAQTHIKRLIAYSSISHMGVVTLGTFAMDHNALNGAIYMMIAHGLSSAALFMSAGFIYDRIHSYHMDDLGGLARYVPKLAVFFMIAGLAGIGFPGLAGFVAEFLVFLGTYKSFPIWAFIAGSGVVLSAAYFLYMYKRVMFEEETLSEYRLEKWKHLKDLEAHHTLSFVLIIALALLMGLYPYPFVKIIEQTTKYVLGG from the coding sequence ATGGAAAAGCTTCTTAACCTTGCCATATTTCTTCCATTGCTTGGTGCCATAGCGGTTGGCATTGTCAGAAAGGAAAAGTTTTCAAAGCTTATCTCCTTGGCTATCTCCTTTGTAGTTTTCCTCATAATGCTATACCTCTTTGTAAACTTTGACTGGTCTTTAAAAGGTTTCCAGTACATCACAAAGGTAGACTGGATACCTTCCCTCGGTATTTCTTACCATGTGGGTGTGGACGGCATGGCCATATCCCTACTTTTGATGACCTCTTTGGTCTTTTTGGTTGCCTTTTTATGGTCCTGGAAGATAGAGGACAGGCCAAACCTTTACTTTGCTCTCTTCCTTGCTTTGGAGACTGCCTGTTTGGGTGTTTTTTCCGCCTTAGACCTATTCCTCTTTTACCTATTTTGGGAAGGTATGCTCATTCCCATGTATTTCATCATAGGCCTTTGGGGCCATGATAGAAAGGTCTATGCTGCCAACAAGTTCTTTGTATATACCTTCTTCGGTAGCGTTTTCCTCCTTCTTGGCCTTGCCAGCATAGTGGTCTATGGCTATATGATGACCGGCAAAATATCCTTTGACTACCTTTTCCATCTTAGCTTTTCCTATCCTATGCTTTTGCAAACCATTGCCTTCTTCCTCTTTGGCATAGGCTTTGCGGTAAAGATACCCATGTGGCCAGTGCATACATGGCTTCCTGATGCTCACGTGGAAGCGCCAACGGCCGGCTCTGTAATACTTGCCGCCGTGCTTTTGAAGATGGGCACCTTTGGCTTTGTGAGGTATTCTTTGCCCCTTTTCCCTGAGGCAAGCAAACAGTTCATACCACTTATCTTCTTCCTTAGCCTTGTAGCCATAATTTACACTGCTATGATGGCCATAGCCCAAACGCATATCAAAAGGCTTATAGCCTACTCTTCCATAAGCCACATGGGTGTGGTAACCCTTGGCACCTTTGCCATGGACCACAACGCTCTAAACGGCGCCATATACATGATGATAGCCCACGGTCTTTCCTCCGCAGCCCTCTTTATGTCCGCCGGCTTTATATACGACCGTATACACTCCTACCATATGGATGATCTGGGAGGATTGGCCAGGTATGTACCAAAATTGGCTGTGTTCTTTATGATAGCTGGACTTGCAGGCATAGGCTTTCCGGGCTTGGCTGGCTTTGTGGCTGAGTTTTTGGTCTTCCTCGGCACCTACAAAAGCTTCCCCATATGGGCCTTCATAGCAGGCTCTGGTGTGGTTCTGTCCGCCGCCTACTTCCTATACATGTATAAAAGGGTCATGTTTGAAGAGGAAACTCTCTCCGAATACAGGCTTGAAAAGTGGAAGCACCTAAAGGACTTAGAAGCCCATCACACCCTCTCCTTTGTGCTTATAATAGCCTTAGCATTGCTCATGGGCCTTTATCCTTACCCCTTTGTAAAGATAATAGAGCAAACCACCAAATACGTGTTGGGAGGCTAA
- a CDS encoding NADH-quinone oxidoreductase subunit N codes for MNWNVLLPELVLAFGILLLFILDLFASKKHYRTLTYISALVPIASLISLLFVNYPSKTLFDLFEVNSLNLLGKAVIYLLTSLAIFSMQDYYEKKNSVYTELSYLPLMPTLGLSILLSSNNLVLLFLSLELASISMYVLVSLQRDEYFSKEAGFKYLVIGAVGTSMLALGSAFYYASTGSLFFKEYRDENSLFLLAMFLILSALALKASAVPYHFWTPDAYEGAPTPITGYLSSVPKVAIYFFLVKLLSYFYHLKQWLILVALLSLLSMFYANFVAYAQRSVKRLLVYSTIAHAGYFFLGLATAQPNLQKALLFYVSLYAFASLGSFVLMASLEKREGFSHHILDYRGLFKDHPALASIFALFLFAFIGIPPMALFVGKLGLFMGLVNSMLFPLALAFVVASIISAGYYLRVIASMFLEEGEKKYPPAKVSGGEALTLMVCALLVLILGIFPHLFYDLIRF; via the coding sequence GTGAATTGGAATGTCCTATTGCCTGAGCTTGTGCTTGCCTTTGGCATACTCCTTCTTTTTATACTTGACCTCTTTGCCAGCAAAAAACACTATAGGACTCTTACATACATATCAGCCCTTGTGCCAATAGCCTCTTTGATAAGCCTACTTTTTGTGAATTACCCCTCAAAAACCCTCTTTGACCTCTTTGAAGTAAACTCTTTAAACCTGCTTGGAAAGGCAGTAATATACTTGCTTACAAGCTTGGCCATCTTTTCCATGCAGGACTATTATGAAAAGAAGAACTCTGTATACACAGAACTCTCTTACCTTCCCCTTATGCCCACCCTAGGTCTTTCTATCCTCCTTTCTTCCAACAACCTTGTCCTTCTCTTCCTCTCCCTTGAGCTTGCAAGTATAAGCATGTATGTGCTTGTGTCCCTTCAAAGGGATGAATACTTTTCAAAAGAAGCCGGCTTTAAATACCTTGTAATAGGTGCGGTAGGCACATCCATGCTTGCCCTTGGCTCTGCCTTTTACTACGCCAGCACCGGTAGCCTCTTTTTCAAAGAATACAGGGACGAAAACAGCCTATTTTTGCTTGCCATGTTCCTCATACTCTCCGCCTTGGCACTCAAAGCCTCCGCAGTCCCATACCACTTTTGGACACCAGACGCCTACGAGGGTGCCCCCACACCTATAACAGGATACTTATCCTCCGTGCCAAAGGTGGCCATCTACTTCTTCCTTGTAAAGCTCCTATCTTACTTTTACCATCTTAAGCAATGGCTTATCCTTGTAGCCCTCCTTTCTCTCCTTTCCATGTTCTACGCCAACTTTGTGGCCTACGCCCAAAGGTCTGTAAAAAGGCTCCTTGTTTACTCCACCATAGCCCATGCGGGCTACTTCTTCCTTGGACTGGCCACAGCCCAGCCAAACCTTCAAAAGGCTCTGCTATTTTATGTTTCCCTATATGCCTTTGCAAGCCTTGGAAGCTTTGTCCTTATGGCCTCCCTTGAAAAGAGGGAAGGCTTTAGCCACCATATACTTGACTACAGAGGGCTGTTTAAAGACCACCCAGCCCTTGCCTCCATCTTTGCCCTATTCCTCTTTGCCTTCATAGGCATTCCACCCATGGCCCTCTTTGTTGGTAAGCTTGGCCTCTTTATGGGTCTTGTAAACTCCATGCTCTTCCCCCTTGCCCTTGCCTTTGTAGTTGCCAGCATCATATCCGCAGGCTACTACCTTAGAGTTATAGCCTCCATGTTCCTTGAGGAGGGTGAAAAGAAGTATCCACCTGCCAAGGTCTCCGGTGGAGAGGCCCTTACCCTTATGGTCTGTGCCTTGCTTGTGCTAATCCTGGGTATTTTTCCCCATCTTTTCTATGACCTTATTAGGTTCTGA
- a CDS encoding MBL fold metallo-hydrolase, producing MLLKVLPVGLLSVNCSIVVDEESGKALVVDPGADPQRIIKELQPFELVGIVATHGHIDHVGQVKTLKEHFNAPFYMHPADKFLLSNPLWPGFERQIGANFPCPDPDVELKDGMEIRFGKSKLKVIHTPGHTPGLCCLYSEEDKTLIAGDLLFKGGVGRWDLPGGSLEDLRKSLKRIFSELEDDVLVITGHYEETTIGQERLFNPYLRSLFA from the coding sequence ATGCTTTTAAAAGTCTTACCGGTTGGCCTTCTTTCTGTAAACTGTTCCATAGTGGTGGATGAGGAAAGTGGTAAGGCCCTTGTGGTAGACCCCGGAGCGGACCCACAAAGGATAATAAAAGAGCTACAGCCCTTTGAACTTGTGGGCATTGTGGCCACCCATGGACACATAGACCATGTGGGACAGGTAAAAACCCTAAAGGAACACTTTAATGCACCCTTTTACATGCACCCAGCGGACAAGTTTCTTCTTAGCAACCCCCTCTGGCCCGGCTTTGAAAGACAGATAGGAGCCAATTTCCCCTGCCCAGACCCAGATGTAGAGCTAAAGGATGGAATGGAGATAAGGTTTGGAAAAAGCAAACTTAAAGTTATTCACACTCCCGGGCATACTCCCGGCCTTTGCTGTCTTTATTCAGAGGAGGATAAAACCCTAATAGCGGGAGACCTTCTTTTTAAAGGCGGTGTGGGAAGGTGGGACCTTCCGGGCGGAAGCCTTGAGGACCTAAGGAAGTCTTTGAAAAGGATATTCTCAGAGCTTGAGGACGATGTGCTTGTTATAACTGGGCATTATGAGGAGACTACCATAGGACAGGAGAGGCTTTTTAATCCATACCTTAGAAGCCTTTTTGCATAA
- a CDS encoding DUF29 domain-containing protein yields the protein MRTISKEELKELYEKDFPLWVEKNLELLREKAYDLVDWENLLEEIEDMGLRHLESCMSHLAVILEHLYKWDHFRGLTKAGKEKGGLSWIKSVENARDRIVVLFRRYPSLKAKLPMELQSAWIEAVGNLRIWLRELGEDPDQYHIPEECPYTYEEAMKRDLRKEAIDE from the coding sequence ATGAGGACCATAAGCAAAGAGGAATTAAAAGAGCTTTATGAAAAGGACTTTCCCCTTTGGGTGGAGAAAAACTTGGAACTCCTTAGAGAAAAAGCCTACGACTTGGTAGACTGGGAGAACCTTCTGGAGGAGATAGAGGATATGGGACTAAGACATCTTGAGAGTTGTATGAGCCATCTGGCGGTGATTTTGGAGCATCTTTACAAATGGGACCACTTTAGAGGGCTAACAAAAGCTGGAAAAGAAAAAGGAGGGCTTAGTTGGATAAAGAGTGTGGAGAATGCAAGGGATAGGATAGTGGTCCTCTTTAGGAGATACCCAAGCCTCAAGGCTAAACTACCGATGGAGCTTCAGTCTGCCTGGATTGAGGCGGTAGGTAATTTAAGAATATGGCTTAGAGAATTGGGAGAAGACCCAGACCAATATCATATCCCAGAAGAATGCCCCTACACCTACGAAGAAGCCATGAAAAGAGATTTAAGAAAGGAGGCAATAGATGAATAA
- the trpB gene encoding tryptophan synthase subunit beta, which translates to MNKIHTYPDEKGYFGEFGGKFVPETLMYALEELEEAYKEVKEDPSFWDEFNHYLKSFAGRPTPLYFAKNLTQYAGGAKIYIKREDLLHTGAHKINNTLGQALLAKRMGKRRIIAETGAGQHGVATATACALLGLECVVYMGEEDAERQKLNVFRMRLLGAEVRVVKSGSRTLKDAINEALRDWVTNVENTHYIIGSVVGPHPFPMMVRDFQKVIGEETKAQLMELEGRLPDAVVACVGGGSNAMGIFYPFIEHPEVRLIGVEAGGLGLETGKHASSINGGSPGVLHGMKSYFLQNEEGQILTTHSISAGLDYPGVGPEHAYLFKSKRAEYTYATDQEALEGFKLLSRLEGIIPALEPAHAVLKVIELSKDIGKEGIVVFNLSGRGDKDMLHVMKYLDTML; encoded by the coding sequence ATGAATAAAATCCATACCTATCCCGATGAAAAAGGCTATTTTGGAGAGTTCGGCGGAAAGTTTGTTCCGGAAACTCTAATGTATGCCCTTGAAGAGCTGGAAGAGGCCTATAAGGAAGTAAAGGAGGACCCATCCTTTTGGGATGAATTTAACCACTACCTTAAAAGCTTTGCAGGAAGGCCCACGCCACTGTATTTTGCAAAGAACTTAACCCAGTATGCTGGAGGAGCAAAGATATACATAAAGAGGGAGGACCTTCTGCACACAGGAGCCCACAAGATAAACAACACCTTAGGACAGGCACTTCTTGCCAAGAGGATGGGAAAAAGGAGGATAATAGCGGAAACGGGTGCTGGCCAGCATGGTGTGGCAACGGCTACTGCCTGCGCCCTTTTGGGGCTTGAATGCGTAGTATATATGGGAGAAGAGGATGCGGAGCGCCAGAAGCTAAACGTCTTTAGGATGAGGCTATTGGGTGCGGAAGTAAGGGTGGTAAAAAGCGGATCAAGGACCCTAAAGGATGCTATAAACGAAGCCTTAAGGGATTGGGTGACCAATGTGGAAAATACCCATTACATAATAGGCTCTGTGGTGGGACCTCATCCCTTTCCCATGATGGTTAGAGACTTTCAGAAGGTGATAGGTGAGGAGACAAAGGCACAGCTTATGGAGTTGGAGGGAAGGCTTCCCGATGCGGTGGTCGCCTGCGTAGGTGGAGGCTCAAATGCCATGGGCATATTCTATCCCTTTATAGAACATCCAGAAGTTAGGCTCATAGGCGTGGAGGCTGGAGGCCTTGGTCTTGAGACTGGCAAGCATGCAAGCTCCATAAACGGTGGCTCTCCGGGTGTGCTTCATGGCATGAAGTCTTACTTTTTGCAGAATGAGGAGGGGCAGATCCTTACAACCCATTCCATTTCCGCAGGGCTTGATTACCCTGGAGTGGGCCCAGAACATGCCTACCTTTTCAAAAGCAAAAGGGCAGAATATACCTATGCCACAGACCAAGAGGCCCTTGAGGGCTTTAAACTCCTTTCAAGGCTTGAAGGCATAATACCGGCCCTTGAGCCAGCCCATGCGGTCCTAAAGGTGATTGAACTGTCAAAAGATATAGGGAAGGAAGGCATAGTAGTCTTTAATTTGTCTGGAAGAGGTGATAAGGATATGCTTCATGTGATGAAATACTTAGATACTATGCTATAA
- a CDS encoding F0F1 ATP synthase subunit gamma, whose protein sequence is MPKLSPRDIRRKIQGIRNTRRITNAMKVVSAAKLRRAQELIYASRPYSERLYEVLKSLSSHIDPQSHPLFEIREEKVCDLVLITADRGLAGAFNSNLIRKAEEFIGEKQGKGIKVNLVLIGRKGAQYFGKRSYPILKAYDEVFRKEINFEVVKEVGELLRERYAKKETDAVYLLNNEMITRVSYKPVLRTFLPFERIEGEGDYGTYEFEVDKDLFLNKLIDLYLNYQIYRAMLESNASEHFARMVAMDNATRNADELIKSWTLIFNKARQESITSELIDIVNAVEAMK, encoded by the coding sequence ATGCCAAAGCTTTCACCAAGGGACATAAGGAGAAAGATACAAGGTATAAGGAATACCCGTAGGATAACCAACGCCATGAAGGTGGTTTCTGCAGCAAAGCTCAGGCGCGCTCAGGAGCTAATATACGCTTCCAGGCCTTATTCGGAAAGGTTGTACGAAGTTCTCAAAAGCCTATCCTCCCATATAGACCCCCAAAGCCACCCTCTTTTTGAAATAAGAGAAGAAAAGGTTTGCGACCTTGTGCTTATAACCGCAGATAGAGGCTTGGCAGGAGCCTTCAACTCAAACCTAATAAGGAAGGCGGAGGAGTTTATAGGAGAAAAGCAAGGAAAGGGCATAAAGGTAAACTTGGTGCTTATAGGTAGAAAGGGTGCCCAATACTTTGGAAAGAGAAGCTATCCCATTCTAAAAGCCTACGATGAGGTTTTTAGGAAGGAAATAAACTTTGAAGTGGTCAAAGAGGTGGGAGAGCTGTTAAGGGAAAGATATGCCAAAAAAGAAACGGATGCCGTTTATCTTTTGAACAATGAGATGATTACAAGGGTAAGCTATAAGCCCGTGCTTAGAACCTTTTTACCCTTTGAAAGGATTGAAGGCGAAGGGGATTATGGCACTTATGAGTTTGAAGTGGACAAGGACCTATTCTTAAACAAGCTCATAGACCTCTACCTTAACTACCAGATATACAGAGCCATGCTTGAGTCTAACGCTTCTGAACACTTTGCTCGTATGGTGGCTATGGACAACGCCACAAGGAATGCGGATGAGCTTATAAAGAGCTGGACCCTTATCTTTAACAAGGCAAGGCAAGAGTCTATTACCTCTGAGCTTATAGATATAGTTAATGCAGTTGAAGCAATGAAATAA